The following is a genomic window from Arthrobacter sp. NicSoilB4.
GGTCCATGAAGGCGTAGGGACCATCACCATGCGCGTGCATGAGCGCGGAGTCGGAGAAACGCAGTCCTGCGGCACGGGTGCCTGCGCAGCCGCCGTCGCGATCCGCCACTGGGCCGGCCAGGGTGCCCCGGATGTGTGGAACGTCCATGTCCCGGGCGGCGTCGTCGGCGTGAAGTTCTTCCTCGGCGCCGGCGGCCACGAGCACGTCGAGCTCAGCGGCCCCGCGGTGATCGTGGCTAGTGGGACGCTTTCCTGACCCGCAGGATGCGGAACGACTTCGACGTGCTCTCCCGCGTCACCGTGAAGGTGCTGTCCAGTTCCCCTGCGAGCCAGCGCTGCAGCGAATCCGACCCCAGGTTCTTCTGCACCACGAGCCACGCGGAGCCGCCCGGCGCCAGCCGTGGAAGCCACAGGAGCAGCAGGGCGTGCAGCTCGTCCTTGCCGATCCGGATGGGCGGGTTGGACCAGATGGTGTCGAAACGAAGCTCGGGGTCGACGGCGTCGGGCGTGCTGGCAGTGACATTGCCCAAACCCAGCAACGCGGCGTTTTCGTTGGTCAGGGTCACGCACCGCTCGTTGACATCCACCGCGTAGACCCGCGAGTGCGGCGCCCGCAGGGCCATGGTCAGCGCGATCGGACCCCAGCCGCAGCCGATGTCCAGCAGCGTCCCCTGCGGCGCCGG
Proteins encoded in this region:
- a CDS encoding methyltransferase, producing MESAHYFSAQPAGPFTRKPLTVELAGAPRQLQTSSGIFSPDGIDKGTAVLLAEAPAPAPQGTLLDIGCGWGPIALTMALRAPHSRVYAVDVNERCVTLTNENAALLGLGNVTASTPDAVDPELRFDTIWSNPPIRIGKDELHALLLLWLPRLAPGGSAWLVVQKNLGSDSLQRWLAGELDSTFTVTRESTSKSFRILRVRKASH